Proteins from a genomic interval of Vicinamibacterales bacterium:
- a CDS encoding EamA family transporter — protein MSLAYAAFITVCIVWGTTYLGIRVALDTVPVLLLAGLRWMAAGLLLSGILLAMGRRLPPPRMWGPLVLLGFLMNIVGNGFVVFAQQYVASGLTAVLIATTPFWSALLERLLPNGERFTTRSLVGLTIGFSGIVILVWPEMSQGGAGGRAFIGGVIAIQLACIGWVIGTSYAKRHELGDNPFPSAALQMVFSGIMLLTAATLHGDWAQLSFTPRTLGALAYLSVAGSLVAYSAYIYAIQHLRLSLVSLYAYINPIIAVALGTVLLGEPLSPRILLAALLVLAGTWIVGRK, from the coding sequence GTGAGCCTCGCCTACGCCGCCTTCATCACCGTTTGCATTGTCTGGGGCACCACTTACCTCGGGATTCGGGTCGCGCTCGATACCGTGCCGGTGCTGCTCCTGGCCGGCCTGCGCTGGATGGCGGCGGGCCTGCTGCTGAGCGGCATCCTGCTGGCGATGGGCCGGCGCCTGCCGCCGCCGCGGATGTGGGGCCCGCTGGTCCTGCTCGGCTTCCTGATGAACATTGTCGGCAACGGCTTCGTGGTGTTCGCGCAGCAGTACGTCGCCAGCGGCCTGACGGCGGTGTTGATCGCGACCACGCCGTTCTGGTCGGCGTTGCTCGAGCGATTGCTGCCCAACGGCGAGCGCTTCACGACGCGATCGCTCGTCGGCCTCACGATCGGGTTTTCGGGAATTGTGATCCTGGTGTGGCCCGAGATGTCGCAAGGCGGCGCCGGCGGACGCGCGTTCATCGGCGGCGTCATCGCGATTCAACTCGCGTGCATCGGCTGGGTGATCGGCACGTCGTACGCCAAGCGTCACGAGTTGGGCGACAACCCGTTTCCGTCGGCGGCGCTGCAGATGGTGTTCAGCGGGATCATGCTGCTGACGGCGGCGACGTTGCACGGCGACTGGGCGCAGCTGTCGTTCACGCCGCGGACGCTGGGGGCGCTGGCCTACCTCAGCGTGGCCGGCTCGCTGGTCGCCTATTCGGCGTACATCTACGCCATTCAACACCTGCGTCTCTCGCTGGTGTCGCTCTATGCCTACATCAACCCGATCATCGCGGTGGCGCTGGGAACCGTACTGCTAGGGGAACCCCTTTCTCCACGCATCTTGCTTGCGGCACTTCTTGTGCTCGCAGGGACGTGGATTGTGGGCAGAAAGTGA
- a CDS encoding HD domain-containing protein → MTRLPRLAKLTTDDAGWGYFLCTYKEIRAGRSGSEFAILNLQDASGQVTAKILSDLERLRAEFEPGEFVRVEGRGSLYNGEVQLILGTIRRVSPDQDRLQGFREEDCILSAPRPIDEMWEELQVRLRAVRNDHIRVLLNRVVADHADQLRTWPAAQTIHHAYRGGFLEHITKMAEVGAHLARCYGADEDVVFAGVVLHDIGKLQELAYEGGSGSYTRDGNMVGHIALGLMLVREAINGISGFPVELRAQVEHLIASHHGTREYGSPVEPKSIEAFILASVDELDAKINQVRRAIGEAPSTDEFTSWNKRLGRVLYKG, encoded by the coding sequence ATGACGCGGCTTCCCCGCCTCGCGAAGCTCACCACAGACGATGCCGGCTGGGGCTACTTCCTCTGTACCTACAAGGAGATTCGCGCCGGCCGCAGCGGCAGCGAGTTTGCCATCCTCAACCTGCAGGATGCCTCCGGCCAGGTCACCGCGAAAATTCTCTCCGACCTCGAGCGCCTCCGCGCCGAGTTCGAACCCGGCGAGTTCGTGCGGGTCGAAGGCCGCGGCAGCCTCTACAACGGCGAGGTGCAGCTGATCCTCGGCACCATCCGCCGCGTCAGTCCCGACCAGGATCGCCTGCAGGGGTTCCGCGAAGAAGACTGCATCCTCAGCGCGCCGCGGCCGATCGACGAGATGTGGGAGGAGCTGCAAGTGCGGCTCCGCGCCGTCAGAAACGATCACATCCGTGTACTGCTGAACCGGGTGGTTGCCGATCACGCCGATCAGCTGCGGACCTGGCCGGCGGCGCAGACCATTCATCACGCGTATCGCGGCGGCTTCCTCGAGCACATCACCAAGATGGCTGAAGTCGGCGCGCACCTCGCGCGCTGCTACGGCGCCGACGAAGATGTGGTGTTCGCGGGCGTCGTCCTCCACGACATCGGCAAGCTGCAGGAGCTGGCCTACGAGGGCGGTTCCGGCAGCTACACGCGCGACGGCAACATGGTGGGCCACATCGCGCTGGGCCTGATGCTCGTGCGCGAGGCCATCAACGGCATCTCGGGCTTCCCGGTGGAGCTGCGCGCGCAGGTGGAGCACCTGATCGCCTCGCATCACGGCACCCGTGAGTACGGCTCGCCGGTGGAGCCGAAGTCGATCGAGGCGTTCATCCTGGCCTCGGTGGATGAACTCGACGCCAAGATCAACCAGGTCCGCCGCGCGATCGGCGAGGCCCCGTCGACCGACGAGTTCACGTCCTGGAACAAGCGGCTTGGCCGGGTGTTGTACAAGGGATGA
- a CDS encoding ATP-binding protein, which yields MDVFQAVREGVYIGTLGAASTSTLSANPHLKAIFGYPPETAEHLVQPFDVSRFVDPQARTIFVERLDREGLVNDHLLRLRRVDGAPIWVEVTASAAHAAQGNELRVEAFIRDVSERKKLDDQSRDGRYQMLQAEKMAALGQTISGVAHELNNPLATILSWAERLSERKGVDDKTRQGLEVILAESERAARIVRNLLTFARKRQTTRAMVDLNQVVRETLALRAYEQKVTNIQMVEALAGGLPEVFADGHQIKQVLLNLLINAEQACIGANGRGTIVVRTSHDQDRGSAVLEVSDDGPGVSEEKQGRVFDPFFTTKEVGQGTGLGLTVAYAIVQEHSGRIWLESTPVGGPKGPAEARSAKAGTSFFVELPVSGQHLNAPAARAAQQPISLEAFKGLRVLVVEDEPALAVAVAEALEDAGFTVDRAGDGEEGLTRLTEADYDLIVCDLKMPRIDGMQFYRAMAAATPALARRVIFVTGDVAGTDAERFLEETACRWLSKPFRLGDLLRAARDTLS from the coding sequence GTGGATGTGTTCCAGGCCGTTCGCGAGGGCGTCTACATCGGCACCCTCGGGGCGGCCAGCACTTCAACGCTCTCCGCCAATCCCCACCTGAAGGCGATCTTCGGCTACCCGCCGGAGACCGCTGAACATCTCGTTCAACCGTTCGACGTCTCGCGCTTCGTCGATCCGCAGGCGCGCACCATCTTCGTCGAGCGCCTCGATCGCGAGGGCCTCGTCAACGATCACCTGCTCCGCTTGCGCCGCGTCGATGGCGCACCCATATGGGTGGAAGTGACGGCGAGCGCCGCGCACGCCGCGCAGGGCAACGAGTTGCGCGTCGAGGCGTTCATCCGCGACGTCAGCGAGCGCAAGAAGCTGGACGACCAGTCGCGCGACGGCCGCTACCAGATGCTGCAGGCGGAGAAGATGGCCGCGCTCGGCCAGACCATTTCGGGCGTCGCGCACGAGCTGAACAATCCGCTCGCCACCATCCTGTCGTGGGCGGAACGCCTCTCCGAACGGAAAGGCGTGGACGACAAGACCCGCCAGGGTCTCGAAGTGATCCTCGCCGAATCGGAACGCGCCGCCCGCATCGTCCGCAACCTGCTCACCTTCGCGCGCAAGCGGCAGACCACGCGGGCCATGGTCGATCTCAACCAGGTGGTCCGCGAAACGCTGGCGCTGCGCGCCTACGAGCAGAAGGTCACCAACATCCAGATGGTGGAGGCGCTCGCCGGCGGGCTGCCCGAGGTGTTTGCCGACGGCCACCAGATCAAGCAGGTGCTGCTCAACCTCCTGATCAACGCCGAGCAGGCCTGCATCGGCGCCAACGGCCGCGGCACCATCGTCGTGCGCACCTCGCACGACCAGGACCGCGGCTCCGCCGTGCTCGAGGTCAGTGACGATGGGCCGGGGGTGTCGGAGGAGAAGCAGGGCCGGGTATTCGATCCCTTCTTCACGACGAAAGAAGTCGGGCAAGGCACCGGCCTCGGCCTCACCGTGGCCTACGCGATCGTGCAGGAGCACAGCGGACGCATCTGGCTCGAGTCGACGCCGGTCGGCGGCCCGAAGGGCCCCGCCGAAGCGCGGAGCGCGAAGGCGGGCACCTCGTTCTTCGTGGAGCTGCCGGTCTCGGGGCAACACCTGAACGCGCCGGCCGCGCGCGCCGCGCAGCAGCCGATCTCACTCGAGGCGTTCAAGGGACTTCGCGTGCTGGTAGTGGAAGACGAGCCGGCGCTGGCGGTGGCGGTGGCGGAGGCGTTGGAAGACGCCGGCTTCACCGTCGATCGCGCCGGCGACGGCGAGGAGGGCCTGACCCGCCTCACCGAAGCCGACTACGACCTGATCGTGTGCGACCTGAAGATGCCGCGCATCGACGGCATGCAGTTCTACCGCGCGATGGCCGCGGCCACCCCCGCACTGGCGCGCCGGGTGATCTTCGTCACCGGGGATGTGGCCGGCACCGACGCCGAGCGCTTCCTCGAAGAGACCGCCTGCCGCTGGCTCTCCAAGCCTTTCAGGCTGGGCGACTTGCTCCGCGCCGCCCGCGACACGTTGTCCTGA
- the pgl gene encoding 6-phosphogluconolactonase translates to MELVVARIDELRPRLTEAFERWANEREGQQSCALSGGPTALIFLGALRNANVDWSKISLFWADERAVPASDPDSNYGIADRMLLGPLGAKAPRAFPMPFDSAQGEAGEVSLRTAAMKYDTLLAGELRSNGMDLALLGVGEDGHICSLFPGHRALMADDLRVVAVEDAPKPPPRRLTLSLPFVLRTKKIWLIAVGPRKLPVLHAALSRTQRTTPLDLLLHQAKDVTVFTDQIIRRA, encoded by the coding sequence ATGGAGCTGGTGGTAGCCCGGATCGACGAGCTCCGCCCGCGGCTCACCGAGGCGTTCGAACGGTGGGCAAACGAGCGAGAAGGGCAGCAAAGCTGCGCTTTATCAGGTGGCCCGACGGCGCTGATTTTCCTCGGCGCGCTTAGAAACGCCAACGTGGACTGGTCGAAAATCTCGCTGTTCTGGGCCGATGAGCGCGCCGTGCCCGCCAGCGACCCGGATTCGAACTACGGTATCGCCGACCGCATGCTGCTGGGGCCGCTCGGCGCCAAGGCGCCGCGGGCCTTCCCGATGCCCTTCGACTCCGCTCAGGGCGAGGCCGGCGAAGTGAGCCTGCGGACGGCGGCAATGAAGTACGACACCCTGCTCGCGGGCGAGCTGCGGAGCAACGGCATGGACCTCGCGCTGCTCGGCGTCGGTGAAGACGGCCACATCTGTTCGCTCTTTCCCGGCCACCGCGCGCTGATGGCCGACGACCTGCGCGTGGTCGCCGTCGAAGACGCCCCCAAGCCGCCGCCGCGCCGCCTCACGCTGTCGCTGCCGTTCGTGCTGCGCACGAAGAAGATCTGGCTGATCGCCGTCGGCCCGCGCAAGCTGCCCGTGCTGCACGCCGCGTTATCGCGGACCCAGCGCACCACACCGCTTGACTTGCTGCTGCACCAGGCGAAGGACGTGACGGTGTTCACCGACCAGATCATTCGGCGCGCCTAG
- a CDS encoding sigma-54 dependent transcriptional regulator, whose amino-acid sequence MPHLLLVDDEEGLRSVVAERLTDEGFEVVQAADGESAIKALDGFAFDVIVSDLRLPGVNGREVIDAALTRYPGIVAIVVTGYGTVKDAVDLIKLGAADFIAKPFQFDELMHVLTSALEQRRLKSENAYLHQQLDERFGLGSMVGKSAAMRALFQLIETVAPTTATILISGETGTGKEMVARAIHQTSPRHRERFVAINVSAIPETLLDAELFGHARGAFTGAVAMRQGRLEQADKGTLFLDEVGTMPMALQMKMLRVLQEREFERVGDNRTIKVDVRIVAATNADLLKMVKDGTFREDLYYRLNVIAVQLTPLRERPDDIPLLVRSFLTKFSSREITKFSNREITKSPNHEIQVSQEAMRRLMSFPWPGNVRQLENAIERALAMLGGRSQIEVTDLPPDLQAVAEDVVAPAMDLPEQGIDLPAVVAQIEKDLIERALARTSHNKGAAARLLGLKRTTLVEKLKRM is encoded by the coding sequence ATGCCCCACCTGCTACTGGTAGACGATGAGGAAGGCCTCAGAAGTGTTGTAGCTGAACGACTTACAGACGAAGGCTTCGAGGTGGTCCAGGCCGCCGACGGCGAGTCTGCCATCAAGGCGCTCGACGGCTTCGCCTTCGACGTCATCGTCTCGGACCTCCGCCTGCCCGGCGTCAACGGCCGCGAGGTCATCGACGCCGCCCTCACCCGCTACCCCGGCATTGTCGCCATCGTCGTCACCGGCTACGGCACCGTGAAAGACGCCGTGGACCTGATTAAGCTCGGCGCCGCCGACTTCATTGCCAAGCCGTTTCAGTTCGACGAGTTGATGCACGTGCTCACCTCCGCGCTCGAGCAGAGGCGGTTGAAGAGCGAGAACGCCTACCTGCATCAGCAGCTCGACGAGCGCTTCGGCCTGGGTTCGATGGTCGGCAAGAGTGCGGCGATGCGCGCGTTGTTCCAGCTGATCGAGACGGTGGCGCCGACCACGGCCACGATCCTGATCAGCGGCGAGACCGGCACCGGCAAGGAGATGGTCGCGCGCGCGATCCATCAGACCAGCCCGCGTCATCGCGAGCGGTTCGTCGCCATCAACGTCAGCGCGATTCCCGAGACGCTGCTCGATGCCGAGTTGTTCGGCCACGCTCGCGGCGCCTTCACCGGCGCGGTGGCCATGCGGCAGGGCCGTCTCGAGCAGGCCGACAAGGGCACGCTGTTCCTCGACGAAGTGGGCACCATGCCCATGGCGTTGCAGATGAAGATGCTGCGCGTGCTGCAGGAGCGCGAGTTCGAGCGCGTTGGCGACAACCGCACCATCAAGGTAGACGTCCGCATTGTCGCCGCGACCAACGCCGACTTACTGAAGATGGTGAAGGACGGCACCTTCCGCGAGGACCTGTACTACCGCCTGAACGTGATCGCCGTGCAGCTCACGCCGCTGCGCGAGCGCCCCGACGACATCCCACTGCTGGTGCGGAGCTTTCTCACCAAGTTCTCAAGTCGAGAGATCACCAAATTCTCAAATCGCGAGATCACCAAATCGCCAAATCACGAAATCCAGGTCTCGCAAGAGGCAATGAGACGACTGATGTCGTTCCCGTGGCCGGGCAACGTCCGTCAGCTGGAAAACGCGATCGAGCGCGCACTGGCCATGCTCGGTGGCCGCTCGCAGATCGAGGTCACCGACCTGCCGCCGGATCTCCAGGCCGTTGCCGAAGACGTCGTCGCGCCGGCGATGGATCTGCCGGAGCAGGGGATCGACCTGCCGGCCGTGGTCGCGCAGATCGAGAAGGATTTGATTGAGCGCGCCCTCGCGCGCACGAGCCACAACAAGGGCGCCGCAGCCCGGCTGCTCGGCCTGAAGCGGACGACGCTGGTTGAGAAACTGAAGCGGATGTAG
- the fabZ gene encoding 3-hydroxyacyl-ACP dehydratase FabZ — protein sequence MDIALPLDITAIERILPHRSPFLLVDRIIEFEPDLRIVGIKNVSVNEPYLSRNGLNGRPTLPPTILTEAVAQVGAILILAKPENKGMLIFFRGMERVRFRAPVHAGDQVVIEANVKRLKSRMGVLEGRARVGKKVVIHGTMTFALGAE from the coding sequence ATGGACATTGCACTGCCGCTGGACATCACGGCGATCGAGCGGATTCTGCCCCACCGCTCGCCGTTCCTGCTCGTCGATCGCATCATCGAATTCGAACCCGATCTGCGGATCGTGGGTATCAAGAACGTGTCGGTGAACGAGCCTTACCTGAGCCGGAACGGCCTCAACGGCCGGCCCACGCTGCCGCCGACCATCCTGACCGAGGCGGTCGCGCAGGTCGGCGCCATCCTCATCCTGGCCAAGCCCGAGAACAAGGGCATGTTGATCTTCTTCCGCGGCATGGAGCGGGTCCGCTTCCGCGCGCCGGTGCACGCCGGGGATCAGGTGGTGATCGAGGCCAACGTGAAGCGCCTCAAGAGCCGCATGGGCGTGCTCGAAGGCCGCGCCCGCGTCGGCAAGAAGGTGGTCATCCACGGCACGATGACATTCGCGCTCGGGGCGGAATGA
- a CDS encoding helix-turn-helix domain-containing protein: MERQTVSIMKACEMVGVSRRTIYNWIAANKVEYLRTAGGSIRIFVDTLWREPDGTKHPNSPNAAA; the protein is encoded by the coding sequence GTGGAACGGCAAACAGTGAGCATCATGAAGGCGTGCGAGATGGTCGGCGTCAGCCGGCGTACCATCTACAACTGGATCGCGGCGAACAAGGTGGAGTATCTGCGCACGGCCGGTGGCAGCATCCGCATTTTCGTGGATACGTTGTGGCGCGAGCCCGATGGAACCAAGCACCCGAACAGTCCCAACGCCGCGGCGTAG
- a CDS encoding Lrp/AsnC family transcriptional regulator — protein MIDEIDGTLLDILQYNARTSQAELAKAVGLAPSAITERLRKLEAKGIIKDYVALIDPHVVDRGLLAFVSVRTSEHGPDMPSAIELSRIPEVLEVHHVAGDDCYLLKVRARDAEHLGQILRQQIASTVSVTSTRTTIVLETVKEDPRIAIPKEKTLPRPARRPVRSSLGEGGSEP, from the coding sequence ATGATCGACGAAATTGACGGCACGTTACTGGATATTCTTCAGTACAACGCCAGAACTTCTCAGGCCGAACTGGCGAAGGCGGTCGGCCTGGCCCCCTCGGCGATCACGGAGCGGCTCAGGAAGCTCGAGGCGAAGGGCATTATCAAGGATTACGTGGCCTTGATCGACCCCCATGTGGTGGACCGCGGGCTGCTGGCGTTTGTGTCGGTGCGGACCTCGGAGCACGGGCCGGACATGCCGTCGGCGATCGAGTTGAGCCGGATACCCGAGGTGCTCGAGGTGCATCACGTGGCCGGCGACGACTGTTACCTGCTGAAAGTGCGCGCGCGTGACGCGGAGCACTTGGGGCAGATCCTCCGCCAGCAGATCGCGTCCACGGTGAGCGTGACCTCCACGCGCACGACCATCGTGCTCGAGACGGTGAAGGAGGATCCGCGCATCGCCATCCCGAAAGAGAAGACGCTGCCGCGGCCTGCCCGCCGTCCTGTCCGCAGTAGCCTTGGCGAAGGCGGGAGCGAGCCGTGA
- a CDS encoding diguanylate cyclase has protein sequence MKLYGRQDLLLIGALTTALIVIFSSPISRMLDYAREIERQSGLTLMPALVLLTGAFFFHLYRRSHHEQAKSAAAEIATREAQHRAEELERLVGFGQALGRALDFDSIRVAIAQHMPVLAGTDHVWVLVREGTEWQALSGDTRGAEEVLQWGDIAEQLLTGGGSDKTPAQPAQPRTAGFPLVVAGTALGVLGVRPDAGPLAPDRRRVIEAAAALLAVSIKNAQLFREVRENSVRDALTGCYTRGHALDVIDAELRRARRSQTPVSLIMFDLDHFKDVNDRYGHLCGDAVLSAVGKRMKEVLRGSDLKCRYGGEEFLVLLPETPLHGARRVAETLRKEIADRPVPWAGEGLTITASFGLAQTLPGEVNVQAVIARADQALYRAKDDGRNCVRIAAETATLIADDSNRQNRVS, from the coding sequence ATGAAGCTGTACGGCCGCCAGGACCTGTTGCTCATCGGCGCCCTCACGACGGCTCTCATCGTGATCTTCTCGTCGCCCATTTCGCGCATGCTCGATTACGCGCGGGAGATCGAGCGGCAGAGCGGGCTCACGTTGATGCCGGCGCTGGTCCTGCTGACCGGCGCCTTCTTCTTCCACCTGTACCGCCGCAGTCACCACGAGCAGGCCAAGTCCGCGGCGGCGGAGATTGCCACCAGGGAAGCGCAGCATCGCGCCGAGGAGCTCGAGCGCCTGGTCGGTTTCGGCCAGGCGCTGGGCCGCGCGCTGGACTTCGACTCGATTCGCGTGGCCATCGCCCAGCACATGCCGGTGTTGGCGGGCACCGATCACGTGTGGGTGCTGGTGCGCGAGGGCACGGAATGGCAGGCGCTCTCGGGCGACACGCGGGGCGCCGAGGAAGTGTTGCAGTGGGGCGACATCGCGGAGCAACTGCTGACCGGCGGCGGGTCCGACAAGACGCCGGCCCAGCCCGCGCAGCCGCGCACGGCGGGCTTTCCGCTCGTGGTCGCCGGCACCGCGCTGGGCGTGCTCGGCGTGCGTCCCGACGCGGGACCGCTGGCGCCGGACCGGCGCCGCGTCATCGAAGCGGCGGCGGCGCTGCTGGCGGTGTCGATCAAGAACGCGCAGCTGTTCCGCGAGGTGCGCGAGAACAGCGTGCGCGATGCGCTCACCGGCTGCTACACCCGCGGCCACGCGCTGGACGTGATCGACGCGGAACTGCGGCGCGCGCGCCGCAGCCAGACGCCGGTGTCGCTGATCATGTTCGACCTCGATCATTTCAAGGACGTCAACGATCGCTACGGCCACCTGTGCGGCGACGCGGTGCTGAGCGCGGTGGGCAAGCGCATGAAAGAAGTGCTGCGCGGCTCGGACCTCAAGTGCCGCTACGGCGGCGAGGAGTTCCTGGTGCTGCTGCCGGAAACGCCGCTTCACGGCGCCCGCCGCGTGGCCGAGACGCTGCGCAAGGAGATTGCCGACCGGCCCGTGCCGTGGGCCGGCGAGGGGCTGACGATCACGGCGAGCTTCGGCCTGGCGCAGACGCTGCCGGGCGAGGTCAACGTGCAGGCGGTAATCGCGCGCGCCGACCAGGCGCTGTACCGCGCCAAAGACGACGGCCGCAACTGCGTGCGCATTGCCGCCGAGACCGCGACGCTCATCGCCGACGACAGCAATCGACAAAATCGCGTCAGCTAG
- a CDS encoding Dabb family protein: MVAHVVLLKPRATLSAEDREALLDALRVAVTGIPEIRRVRIGRRLLMGRGYETQMAEHFEYSAIIEFDSEADLRVYLDHPRHLELGKRFFESADAALVYDYAVVDAAAVRDLL; the protein is encoded by the coding sequence ATGGTCGCGCACGTCGTCCTCCTGAAGCCGCGCGCGACGCTGAGCGCCGAGGATCGCGAGGCGCTGCTCGATGCCTTGCGCGTCGCCGTCACCGGCATCCCCGAGATCCGTCGCGTCCGCATCGGCCGGCGGCTGCTGATGGGCCGGGGCTATGAAACACAAATGGCCGAGCACTTTGAGTACTCGGCCATCATCGAGTTCGATTCCGAAGCGGATCTACGCGTCTATCTGGATCATCCCCGGCACCTGGAGCTGGGCAAGCGCTTCTTCGAGTCTGCCGACGCCGCGCTCGTCTACGACTACGCCGTCGTCGATGCGGCAGCGGTCAGGGATTTGCTGTAA
- a CDS encoding PCYCGC motif-containing (lipo)protein, with product MAVLALVATVALAASSASAEATADKQASSPRPAGQAVKGGPLFVRKTTPPLPAMGFAPVRPMDIIRATYDFAAQHPEILKYVPCYCGCGADGHSANESCFIARRDAKGNVLEWDTHGFGCTICVDVAREAMQLYSSGADVVAIRNAIEKRWAANVANRTPTPFPPKK from the coding sequence ATGGCTGTGCTGGCTCTGGTCGCCACCGTGGCCCTTGCCGCAAGCTCCGCCTCCGCTGAAGCTACGGCGGACAAGCAGGCCTCGAGCCCCAGGCCGGCGGGCCAGGCAGTCAAGGGCGGCCCCTTGTTCGTCCGCAAGACCACGCCGCCGCTGCCGGCCATGGGCTTTGCCCCCGTGCGGCCGATGGACATTATCCGCGCCACCTACGACTTCGCCGCGCAGCACCCCGAAATCCTGAAGTACGTCCCGTGCTACTGCGGCTGCGGCGCCGACGGCCACTCGGCCAACGAGTCGTGCTTCATCGCGCGGCGCGACGCCAAGGGCAACGTGCTGGAGTGGGACACCCACGGCTTCGGCTGCACCATCTGCGTGGACGTGGCGCGTGAAGCCATGCAGCTCTACTCCTCGGGCGCCGACGTCGTCGCGATTCGCAACGCCATCGAAAAACGGTGGGCGGCCAACGTGGCAAACCGCACGCCCACTCCGTTTCCACCGAAGAAGTAG